From Salvelinus fontinalis isolate EN_2023a unplaced genomic scaffold, ASM2944872v1 scaffold_0427, whole genome shotgun sequence, the proteins below share one genomic window:
- the LOC129846009 gene encoding sorting nexin-4-like — MADAGNKESAPIGGDEFTNTELENNKNNTMVEEGSSLLRRMEISVAEAEKRTGKNTVNMQEIFTVYLIETRPIDAITEGHNPAPDSLWRRYSEFEILRNYLLVTYPFIVVPPLPEKRAEFVWHKLSADNMDPDFVERRRIGLENFLLRVASHSVLSNDQILYHFLTEEHRWKEVVYETGFQAKADSRIKALSATFRVKNPDKRFTEMKHYSDELQALTSQLLRVRARVADRLYGVYKVHGNYGRVFSEWSALEKEMGDGLQSAGHHMDAYAASVDDILEEEERYADQLKEYLFYAEALRAVCRKHELTQYELETASSDLISKKQQREELATGMVRTFSFKGMTNKLFGQETPEQREAKLSLLEEQIVQGEETVTEKTVECEEYVKGAWVDMQRFKEQKDRDLREALIGYAVMQISMCKKGIQVWTNAKECFHKM; from the exons ATGGCGGATGCTGGAAATAAAGAGTCAGCGCCGATTGGAGGAGATGAATTTACTAACACAGAGTTGGAGAATAACAAGAATAACACG atggtGGAGGAAGGATCCAGTCTGCTGCGGAGAATGGAGATCAGTGTGGCCGAGGCAGAGAAAAGAACTGGGAAAAATACAGTGAACATGCAAGAGATATTCACAGTATACCTCATAGAAACTCG ACCCATAGATGCAATAACAGAAGGCCATAACCCAGCCCCTGACTCTCTCTGGAGGAGATACAGTGAATTTGAGATTCTCCGGAACTATTTGTTAGTCACCTATCCATTTATCGTGGTGCCGCCTTTGCCAGAGAAGAGG GCAGAGTTTGTTTGGCACAAGCTGTCTGCAGACAACATGGACCCAGACTTTGTAGAGAGGCGCAGGATTGGTCTGGAGAACTTCCTACTTCGCGTGGCCTCCCATTCGGTTCTGTCCAATGACCAAATCCTATACCACTTCCTGACTGAG gaACACAGGTGGAAGGAGGTGGTGTATGAGACAGGGTTCCAAGCCAAG GCAGACTCCAGGATTAAAGCTCTGAGCGCAACTTTCAGGGTGAAGAACCCTGACAA GCGGTTCACAGAGATGAAACACTACAGCGATGAGCTTCAGGCTCTCACCTCCCAGCTGCTCAGAGTCAGAGCA AGAGTAGCAGACAGGCTCTACGGCGTATACAAAGTCCATGGGAACTACGGAAGAGTGTTCAG tgagtggagtgccttagagaaggagatgggagacggtctacaGAGTGCTGGACACCATATGGATGC CTATGCTGCGTCAGTAGATGATATCTTGGAGGAAGAGGAGCGCTACGCAGACCAACTGAAGGAATACCTTTTCTATGCCGAAGCCTTAAG GGCTGTGTGTAGGAAACACGAGCTGACCCAGTATGAGCTGGAGACGGCCTCCTCAGACCTCATCTCCAAGAAGCAGCAACGGGAGGAGCTGGCCACTGGG ATGGTACGGACGTTCTCCTTCAAAGGAATGACCAACAAGCTGTTTGGTCAGGAGACACCAGAGCAGAGGGAGGCTAAACTCAGCCTACTAGAGGAGCAGATCGTCCAGGGAGAGGAGACGGTCACAGAGAAAACAGTGGAGTGCGA ggagtACGTGAAGGGTGCGTGGGTGGACATGCAGCGCTTCAAGGAGCAGAAGGACAGGGATCTGAGGGAGGCTCTGATTGGCTACGCCGTCATGCAGATCAGCATGTGTAAGAAG GGCATTCAAGTGTGGACCAATGCTAAGGAATGTTTCCACAAGATGTAA